In the genome of Pseudorasbora parva isolate DD20220531a chromosome 10, ASM2467924v1, whole genome shotgun sequence, one region contains:
- the LOC137090501 gene encoding psychosine receptor-like: protein MNVTDQNDSVDCYPSNHEKEVFVALHLTMILIGIPSNIFFLFVSYRLIRQKNELGVYLFNLALSDFLFIMCLPVWIQFTLRDSWIYSRTACVVCVFLLFTNFYTSAVLLSCIAVDRYLAIVHPLQFCEFRKRRIAFSVCIAAWIFTLVFNAITVHPDGVYYEDEEYSVCLDVFPLPPTKKWVQVARFVIGFLIPALVVGFCYWQICSDVKKNQTLGSMERRHVFKLLGGILLTLYLCFGPVHIMMVLRVLLEECPYPNWLFIGHKASVFLAMFNCLADPLLYGFTSRTGKASASNMLLVFRRIWTKERQTEVGQQNNQILETGMDFNHKSLINGTPQVHV, encoded by the coding sequence ATGAATGTAACGGACCAGAACGATTCTGTGGACTGCTACCCATCTAACCACGAAAAAGAGGTTTTCGTCGCCTTACACTTGACTATGATCCTGATCGGCATCCCGTCCAACATCTTCTTCCTGTTTGTGTCGTATCGGCTCATCCGTCAGAAGAACGAGTTGGGAGTTTACTTGTTTAATCTGGCTCTCTCTGACTTCTTGTTTATCATGTGTTTGCCAGTGTGGATTCAGTTCACTCTCCGTGACTCGTGGATTTACAGCAGGACTGCGTGTGTCGTGTGTGTTTTCCTGCTCTTCACAAACTTCTACACCAGCGCCGTTCTTCTGAGCTGCATTGCTGTGGATCGCTACCTAGCCATCGTTCACCCGCTCCAGTTCTGCGAGTTTCGAAAGCGCAGGATTGCATTCAGTGTGTGCATTGCCGCTTGGATTTTTACACTTGTATTCAATGCGATCACTGTGCATCCAGATGGTGTCTACTATGAGGATGAGGAGTATTCAGTCTGCTTGGATGTATTTCCATTGCCACCTACAAAAAAATGGGTCCAAGTCGCTCGTTTTGTCATAGGTTTCCTGATTCCCGCATTGGTGGTTGGGTTCTGTTATTGGCAGATCTGTTCGGACGTAaagaaaaaccaaactctaggGTCGATGGAGCGCCGGCATGTGTTCAAGCTTCTAGGAGGCATTTTGCTGACCCTCTATTTGTGTTTCGGGCCAGTGCACATCATGATGGTTTTAAGGGTTTTACTGGAGGAGTGTCCATATCCAAACTGGCTCTTCATCGGACATAAGGCCAGCGTCTTCCTCGCGATGTTCAACTGCCTTGCCGATCCACTCCTGTATGGTTTCACGAGCAGAACGGGTAAAGCCAGCGCTTCAAACATGTTACTCGTCTTCAGGAGAATATGGACGAAAGAGAGGCAAACAGAGGTGGGACAGCAAAACAACCAGATCCTTGAAACTGGGATGGATTTTAATCACAAAAGCCTCATTAACGGCACACCTCAAGTACATGTGTGA